One part of the Arabidopsis thaliana chromosome 1 sequence genome encodes these proteins:
- the NIMIN-3 gene encoding NIM1-interacting 3 (NIM1-interacting 3 (NIMIN-3); Has 41 Blast hits to 41 proteins in 12 species: Archae - 0; Bacteria - 0; Metazoa - 0; Fungi - 5; Plants - 30; Viruses - 0; Other Eukaryotes - 6 (source: NCBI BLink).), with amino-acid sequence MDRDRKRVKMEKEDDEEEKMEKLYTVLKNAREMRKYVNSSMEKKRQEEEERARVRRFPSFQPEDFIFMNKAEANNIEKAANESSSASNEYDGSKEKQEGSETNVCLDLNLSL; translated from the coding sequence ATGGACAGAGACAGAAAGAGGGTGAAAATGGAGAAGgaagatgacgaagaagaaaagatggagAAGTTGTACACAGTGCTTAAAAACGCAAGGGAAATGCGGAAATATGTCAACAGCTccatggagaagaagagacaggaagaagaagaaagagcaaGGGTTCGTAGATTCCCTTCGTTTCAGCCAgaagatttcattttcatgaataAAGCAGAGGCCAACAACATTGAAAAAGCAGCTAATGAGAGCTCTTCAGCATCCAACGAGTATGATGGCTCTAAGGAAAAGCAAGAAGGATCTGAGACTAACGTTTGTTTAGACTTGAATCTTTCTCTGTAG